Proteins encoded by one window of Carettochelys insculpta isolate YL-2023 chromosome 10, ASM3395843v1, whole genome shotgun sequence:
- the PDCD1 gene encoding programmed cell death protein 1, with product MPGTMLLLVLSFCAALLTCQPAPLLSQHVTFHPKKLSLPEGDTASFFCNVSTALSRFSLNWYKKVNSSYTQKIAELTEHPPSIQKEKFRLVNHTSAVEIKILNLTRNDTGEYYCGLIDFSSPTKVVESNVSQLTVTEPPALTTLPSVTDDKDVSVGDFQVPLIIILSVAGAVLLVLIAYMLMCYFAGQQKPPRENAPLKEEQPPEMTVYTVDYGVLVFQPEENLKAPVEGPPCDQTEYATIMFLDEKPVTPERGKKTKSPSTQAQPC from the exons ATGCCGGGAACAATGCTCCTTCTCGTGCTCAGCTTCTGTGCGGCGTTGCTGACCTGCCAGCCCGCGCCTCTGCTCTCCCAGCATG TGACGTTCCACCCGAAGAAATTATCCTTGCCCGAGGGAGACACAGCCAGCTTCTTCTGCAACGTCTCCACAGCGCTCTCTCGGTTTAGTTTAAACTGGTACAAaaaagtcaattccagctacacgcAGAAAATTGCCGAGCTCACTGAGCATCCGCCGAGCATCCAGAAGGAGAAATTCCGCCTCGTCAACCACACCTCCGCTGTGGAAATAAAGATTCTGAACCTCACCAGGAACGACACCGGCGAGTACTACTGCGGGCTGATTGACTTCTCCTCGCCCACGAAAGTGGTGGAAAGCAACGTGTCCCAGCTCACGGTCACAG AACCGCCTGCCCTCACCACCCTTCCCAGCGTGACGGACGATAAGGACGTCTCGGTGGGGGACTTTCAAGTGCCACTCATCATCATCCTGAGTGTCGCAGGGGCCGTGCTGCTGGTGCTGATCGCCTACATGCT AATGTGTTACTTTGCAGGGCAGCAGAAACCACCACGAGAAAACGCACCCTTG AAA gaggagcagcccccagagaTGACGGTGTACACGGTGGATTACGGCGTGTTGGTATTCCAGCCGGAGGAGAACCTAAAGGCCCCAGTGGAGGGTCCCCCTTGTGACCAGACAGAATATGCCACCATCATGTTCCTCGACGAGAAGCCTGTCACGCCAGAAAGGGGCAAGAAGACGAAAAGCCCATCAACCCAAGCGCAGCCCTGCTGA